In one Mustela lutreola isolate mMusLut2 chromosome 8, mMusLut2.pri, whole genome shotgun sequence genomic region, the following are encoded:
- the TUBGCP6 gene encoding gamma-tubulin complex component 6 isoform X1 — translation MASVPQLLDDLCEALLPAAKAPLGQRGASRQRAKQSLKRVAYSALFTGLFQDETRRLQPDLAKLPVKNKVLMLSFDLRVGGLGPEADRLEELVEELLAAARGPLLEVGSVLDLLVQLAGSGPPQVLRRKRDYFWNNRHVGRKVPYGGYDCYDLSVCELDVQSLISREEYLCQDMIQKALQVMEAAPGTGLPTTGLFSYGDPCSDRFERDTRVSLFGALVHSRTYDMDVRLDLPPVPDSADLFGLAIKVPQSVDQSDDEGFQSASNLTPDSQSEPGMTPDIDLWDAVLTYEASKRRCWEQVGCAPGHREEPYLTEAGRDAFDRFCRLRHGELQVLGGGLLQAPQLVLVKECELVKDALNVLIGVASATFSLCQPAQTFTVKRGVHVSGASPESVSSLLAEVAVCGTHYARLSQFSLQPVLDSSCGKGLVFQAFTSGLRRYLRYYRACVLSTPPTLSLLTIGFLFKKLGRQLRYLAELCGVGAALPGSSSGEPGATFPTGVKLLSYLYQEALDNCSNEHYPVLLSLLKTSCEPYTRFIHDWVYSGVFRDVCGEFMIQVNHEYLGFRDKFYWTHGYVLISKEVEDCVPVFLKHIAHDVYVCGKTINLLKVCCPQHYLCCSDVPVPRISVIFSPEELKEVEKDCAIYVGRMERVARHSSISKEEKELRMEIAKQELIVQAREAASRVLQALSDRQTSERMALDARKREQFQRLKEQFVQDQERRRAARQEALDDDVGPARELCDRERRLRVLEEQLERKARQALVDHYSKLSAEAACREQKALWKIQRHRLASARLRFLVEDQKHIQGMLKDVSEGKAPEPLAVLPAAGSQTLSSGHEHPAGGSSSDSRCAEPQHVAAWDWLNSRTPEQVRPPAAGAHGSAPGSELQPGPGDRPGPFSEGLSIQDFLPRAREAEPPAHAGVTPVLEEALQTIGSDLPPSAPSDVVATGPAGTQEYDFRTILRPAVAPLASPGSLQTIGGGSSNEGQQLWRDSVTQPGNTGVPDRHVALLHPHPAGHTVPQEGSSQAMEQLLEHVSEGSVPIGGCTSGMAPSRPRWNVHGHVSDASIKVGENVWDVAPSRPRWNVHGHVSDASIKVGENVWDVAPSRPRWNVHGHVSQSHMALSALSGEGQPDMPRPCQSLTDQVSRSGLSLGAQSPVCEHEPQMPTETASDSDSAQVAGSSGGEPHGLQALPSAAALSGDLGDGIPEEPGPVPSRDTENLSPNHPLSSQDDVAAQSSPGLGEEAAAAQRWDREQAYLAGLAEQYGLEQYPDSYEAMSEPPAAHLLHHGLPRAFALPEDPHVRSDADETAVQLSELLPLPVLMKHSISAPLAAHVSLVNKAAVDYFFVELRLEAHFEALRHFLLMEDGEFAQSLSDLLFEKLGAGQTPGELLNPLVLNSVLSKALRYSLHGDTPLAANLSFALKFLPEAFAPNAPDVLSCLELRYKVDWPLNVVLTEGCLSRYSGIFSFLLQLKLMMWTLKDVCFHLKRAALVSRAAGSVQFRQLQLFKHEMQHFVKVTQGYIANQILHVTWCEFRARLAQVGDLEDIQRAHAEYLHKAVFRGLLTEKAAPVMNVIHSIFSLVLKFRSQLISQPWVPAGGPRGAQHPNFALMQQSYSTFKYYSHFLFKVVTKLVNRGYQPHLEDFLLRINFNNYYQDA, via the exons ATGGCCAGCGTCCCGCAGCTGTTGGACGACCTGTGCGAGGCCCTCCTGCCGGCCGCGAAGGCTCCCCTGGGCCAGCGCGGCGCGAGCcggcagagggcaaagcagagCCTCAAGAGGGTGGCCTACAGTGCCCTCTTCACGGGCCTCTTCCAAGACGAGACTCGGAGACTGCAGCCTGATCTCGCGAAGCTCCCCGTGAAGAACAAGGTCCTCATGCTGTCCTTCGACTTGAGAGTGGGCGGTCTGGGCCCCGAGGCCGACCGTCTGGAGGAGCTGGTGGAGGAGCTCCTCGCGGCCGCTCGCGGTCCGCTGCTGGAGGTGGGGTCTGTTTTGGACCTCCTGGTGCAGCTGGCAGGGAGCGGCCCCCCTCAAGTGCTGCGGCGCAAGAGGGACTACTTCTGGAACAACAGGCATGTGGGGCGAAAGGTGCCCTACGGCGGCTACGACTGCTACGACCTGAGTGTGTGTGAGTTGGACGTCCAGTCCTTGATCTCCAGGGAGGAGTACTTATGTCAGGACATGATCCAGAAGGCGCTTCAGGTGATGGAGGCGGCCCCAGGCACCGGCCTGCCCACCACGGGGCTCTTCTCCTATGGGGATCCTTGCAGTGACAGGTTTGAGAGAGACACCCGGGTCTCGCTCTTCGGCGCCCTTGTGCACAGCCGCACATACGACATGGACGTGCGGCTGGACCTGCCCCCGGTGCCGGACAGTGCGGACCTCTTTGGACTGGCCATTAAG GTTCCTCAGAGTGTGGATCAGTCTGATGATGAAGGGTTCCAGTCGGCATCTAATTTGACTCCTGACTCCCAGTCTGAACCAGGCATGACTCCAGACATCGACCTATGGGACGCTGTGCTCACCTACGAGGCCAGCAAGCGGAGGTGCTGGGAGCAAGTTGGATG CGCCCCCGGCCACAGAGAGGAGCCCTACCTCACCGAGGCCGGCAGGGACGCCTTCGACAGGTTCTGCAGGCTCCGCCACGGGGAGCTGCAGGTGCTTGGCGGGGGTCTGCTGCAGGCCCCACAGCTTGTCCTGGTCAAGGAGTGTGAGCTGGTGAAGGATGCGCTGAACGTCCTGATCGGGGTCGCGTCGGCCACGTTTTCCCTCTGCCAG CCGGCCCAGACCTTCACGGTGAAGCGAGGTGTCCACGTGTCCGGAGCCTCTCCCGAGAGTGTCAGCAGCCTCCTCGCCGAGGTGGCCGTGTGCGGGACGCATTACGCACGTCTGAGCCAGTTCTCTCTGCAGCCTGTGCTGGACTCCTCGTGTGGCAAGGGCCTCGTGTTCCAG GCCTTCACCAGCGGCCTGAGGAGGTACCTGCGGTACTACCGGGCCTGCGTCCTCTCCACACCGCCCACCCTGAGCCTCCTCACCATTGGCTTTCTCTTCAAGAAACTGGGCCGGCAGCTCAG GTACCTGGCCGAGCTCTGTGGCGTGGGCGCTGCGCTCCCAGGTAGCAGCAGCGGGGAGCCCGGGGCCACCTTCCCCACC GGGGTGAAGCTGCTCTCCTACCTGTATCAGGAAGCTCTGGATAACTGCAGCAACGAACACTACCCCGTGCTCCTGTCCCTGCTGAAGACCAGCTGCGAGCCCTACACGAG GTTCATCCACGACTGGGTGTACAGTGGCGTCTTCAGAGATGTCTGCGGCGAGTTCATGATCCAGGTGAACCACGAGTACTTGGGCTTCAGAG ATAAGTTTTACTGGACCCACGGCTACGTGCTCATTTCCAAAGAGGTGGAGGACTGCGTGCCCGTGTTCTTGAAGCACATCGCCCATGACGTGTATGTCTGCGGGAAGACCATCAACTTGCTGAAAGTCTGCTGCCCCCAG CATTACCTCTGCTGCTCTGATGTCCCCGTCCCTCGGATCTCGGTGATCTTCTCCCCTGAGGAGCTGAAGGAGGTCGAGAAGGACTGTGCCATCTATGTGGGGCGGATGGAGAGGGTGGCACGCCACAGCTCTATCAGCAAGGAGGAGAAG GAATTACGAATGGAAATTGCAAAGCAAGAATTGATTGTCCAGGCTCGGGAAGCAGCATCCAGAGTCCTGCAAGCCCTCAGTG ATCGGCAGACCTCGGAACGCATGGCCTTGGACGCCCGGAAGCGAGAACAGTTTCAGAGGCTGAAGGAGCAGTTTGTGCAGGACCAGGAG CGGCGCCGGGCAGCTCGGCAGGAGGCCCTGGATGACGACGTCGGCCCCGCGCGAGAGCTCTGCGACAGGGAGAGGCGGCTGAGGGTCCTGGAGGAGCAGCTGGAGAGGAAGGCGAG GCAGGCGCTAGTTGACCATTATAGCAAGTTGTCGGCAGAAGCAGCTTGCCGAGAGCAGAAGGCGCTGTGGAAGATCCAGAGGCACCGACTGGCAAGTGCACGGCTTCGTTTCCTCGTAGAAGATCAGAAGCACATTCAG GGGATGCTGAAGGACGTGTCCGAAGGGAAGGCCCCGGAGCCACTGGCCGTCCTCCCTGCCGCCGGCTCCCAG ACTTTGTCTTCGGGCCATGAGCACCCTGCCGGCGGCAGCAGCTCCGACTCCAGGTGTGCAGAGCCGCAGCATGTGGCTGCCTGGGACTGGCTGAACTCGCGGACGCCGGAGCAAGTCAGGCCGCCAGCTGCAGGGGCCCACGGCTCAGCGCCAGGATCTGAGCTGCAGCCGGGGCCAGGGGACAGGCCGGGGCCGTTCTCTGAGGGCCTCAGCATCCAAGACTTCCTGCCCAGAGCCCGGGAGGCCGAGCCGCCTGCGCATGCTGGCGTGACCCCTGTCCTGGAGGAGGCGTTACAAACCATCGGCTCTGACCTGCCTCCCTCGGCTCCATCCGATGTGGTGGCCACAGGGCCTGCTGGGACACAGGAGTATGATTTCAGAACCATCCTGAGGCCTGCTGTAGCCCCCTTGGCTTCCCCAGGGTCCCTGCAGACTATAGGAGGTGGCTCGAGCAATGAGGGGCAGCAGCTATGGCGGGACAGTGTCACACAGCCAGGGAACACAGGTGTCCCAGATAGACACGTGGCTCTgcttcacccccaccccgctgGGCACACCGTCCCCCAGGAGGGGAGCAGTCAGGCCATGGAGCAGCTCCTTGAGCATGTATCAGAAGGCAGCGTTCCCATAGGCGGCTGTACTTCTGGGATGGCCCCCTCCCGACCGCGCTGGAACGTCCACGGACACGTGTCTGACGCCAGCATCAAGGTGGGGGAGAACGTGTGGGATGTGGCCCCCTCCCGACCGCGGTGGAACGTCCACGGACACGTGTCTGATGCCAGCATCAAGGTGGGGGAGAACGTGTGGGATGTGGCCCCCTCCCGACCGCGGTGGAACGTCCATGGACACGTGTCTCAGTCCCACATGGCACTGAGTGCACTTTCTGGGGAAGGCCAGCCCGATATGCCCAGGCCCTGCCAGAGCCTCACTGACCAGGTGTCCCGGTCAGGCCTCAGTCTGGGAGCACAGAGCCCTGTCTGTGAGCACGAGCCACAGATGCCTACAGAAACGGCCTCAGACAGCGACTCTGCTCAGGTGGCTGGTTCCAGTGGTGGGGAGCCACATGGCCTCCAGGCTTTGCCGTCCGCAGCGGCTCTATCTGGGGACCTGGGTGATGGTATCCCCGAAGAGCCAG GACCGGTACCGAGTAGGGACACGGAGAACCTCTCTCCAAATCACCCTCTAAGCTCACAG GACGACGTGGCGGCCCAGAGCAGCCCCGGCCTTGGTGAGGAGGCGGCCGCGGCCCAGCGCTGGGACCGGGAGCAGGCCTACCTAGCGGGTCTGGCAGAGCAGTACGGGCTGGAGCAGTACCCGGACAGCTACGAGGCCATGT CAGAGCCTCCTGCCGCCCACCTGCTGCACCATGGGCTTCCCCGGGCCTTCGCCCTCCCGGAGGACCCCCATGTCCGATCAGATGCAGATGAGACCGCGGTGCAGCTGAGCGAGCTGCTGCCGCTGCCGGTGCTCATGAAGCACTCCATCAGCGCCCCGCTGGCCGCTCA CGTCTCGTTGGTGAACAAGGCCGCCGTGGACTACTTCTTCGTGGAGCTACGGCTGGAGGCGCACTTCGAGGCGCTGCGGCACTTCCTGCTCATGGAGGACGGCGAGTTTGCACAGTCGCTCAGCGACCTGCTCTTTGAGAAG CTGGGGGCGGGCCAGACGCCCGGGGAGCTGCTCAACCCGCTGGTGCTCAACTCGGTGCTCAGCAAGGCCCTGCGGTACAGCCTGCACGGTGACACGCCGCTCGCCGCCAACCTCTCCTTCGCCCTCAAGTTCCTGCCCGAGGCCTTCGCCCCCAACGCGCCGGACGTGCTGAGCTGCCTGGAGCTCAGGTACAAG GTCGACTGGCCCCTGAACGTGGTGCTCACCGAGGGCTGCCTGAGCAGGTACAGCGGCatcttctccttcctgctgcaGCTCAAGCTCATGATGTGGACGCTCAAGGACGTCTGCTTCCACCTGAAGCGCGCCG ctctGGTGAGCCGCGCGGCCGGCTCCGTGCAGTTCCGCCAGCTGCAGCTCTTCAAGCACGAGATGCAGCACTTTGTCAAGGTCACGCAGGGCTACATCGCCAACCAGATCCTGCACGTCACCTGGTGCGAGTTCCGGGCCCGGCTGGCGCAGGTGGGCGACCTCGAGGACATCCAGCGCGCGCACGCCGAGTACCTGCACAAGGCCGTGTTCCG GGGCCTGCTGACCGAGAAGGCCGCGCCGGTCATGAACGTCATCCACAGCATCTTCAGCCTCGTGCTCAAGTTCCGCAGCCAGCTCATCTCGCAGCCCTGGGTCCCCGCCGGCGGCCCCCGCGGCGCGCAGCACCCCAACTTCGCTCTCATGCAGCAGTCCTACAGCACCTTTAAGTACTACTCCCACTTCCTCTTTAAAG TGGTGACCAAGCTGGTGAACCGAGGCTACCAGCCGCACCTGGAGGACTTCCTGCTGCGCATCAACTTCAACAACTACTATCAGGACGCCTGA
- the TUBGCP6 gene encoding gamma-tubulin complex component 6 isoform X2, whose translation MASVPQLLDDLCEALLPAAKAPLGQRGASRQRAKQSLKRVAYSALFTGLFQDETRRLQPDLAKLPVKNKVLMLSFDLRVGGLGPEADRLEELVEELLAAARGPLLEVGSVLDLLVQLAGSGPPQVLRRKRDYFWNNRHVGRKVPYGGYDCYDLSVCELDVQSLISREEYLCQDMIQKALQVMEAAPGTGLPTTGLFSYGDPCSDRFERDTRVSLFGALVHSRTYDMDVRLDLPPVPDSADLFGLAIKVPQSVDQSDDEGFQSASNLTPDSQSEPGMTPDIDLWDAVLTYEASKRRCWEQVGCAPGHREEPYLTEAGRDAFDRFCRLRHGELQVLGGGLLQAPQLVLVKECELVKDALNVLIGVASATFSLCQPAQTFTVKRGVHVSGASPESVSSLLAEVAVCGTHYARLSQFSLQPVLDSSCGKGLVFQAFTSGLRRYLRYYRACVLSTPPTLSLLTIGFLFKKLGRQLRYLAELCGVGAALPGSSSGEPGATFPTGVKLLSYLYQEALDNCSNEHYPVLLSLLKTSCEPYTRFIHDWVYSGVFRDVCGEFMIQVNHEYLGFRDKFYWTHGYVLISKEVEDCVPVFLKHIAHDVYVCGKTINLLKVCCPQHYLCCSDVPVPRISVIFSPEELKEVEKDCAIYVGRMERVARHSSISKEEKELRMEIAKQELIVQAREAASRVLQALSDRQTSERMALDARKREQFQRLKEQFVQDQERRRAARQEALDDDVGPARELCDRERRLRVLEEQLERKARQALVDHYSKLSAEAACREQKALWKIQRHRLASARLRFLVEDQKHIQTLSSGHEHPAGGSSSDSRCAEPQHVAAWDWLNSRTPEQVRPPAAGAHGSAPGSELQPGPGDRPGPFSEGLSIQDFLPRAREAEPPAHAGVTPVLEEALQTIGSDLPPSAPSDVVATGPAGTQEYDFRTILRPAVAPLASPGSLQTIGGGSSNEGQQLWRDSVTQPGNTGVPDRHVALLHPHPAGHTVPQEGSSQAMEQLLEHVSEGSVPIGGCTSGMAPSRPRWNVHGHVSDASIKVGENVWDVAPSRPRWNVHGHVSDASIKVGENVWDVAPSRPRWNVHGHVSQSHMALSALSGEGQPDMPRPCQSLTDQVSRSGLSLGAQSPVCEHEPQMPTETASDSDSAQVAGSSGGEPHGLQALPSAAALSGDLGDGIPEEPGPVPSRDTENLSPNHPLSSQDDVAAQSSPGLGEEAAAAQRWDREQAYLAGLAEQYGLEQYPDSYEAMSEPPAAHLLHHGLPRAFALPEDPHVRSDADETAVQLSELLPLPVLMKHSISAPLAAHVSLVNKAAVDYFFVELRLEAHFEALRHFLLMEDGEFAQSLSDLLFEKLGAGQTPGELLNPLVLNSVLSKALRYSLHGDTPLAANLSFALKFLPEAFAPNAPDVLSCLELRYKVDWPLNVVLTEGCLSRYSGIFSFLLQLKLMMWTLKDVCFHLKRAALVSRAAGSVQFRQLQLFKHEMQHFVKVTQGYIANQILHVTWCEFRARLAQVGDLEDIQRAHAEYLHKAVFRGLLTEKAAPVMNVIHSIFSLVLKFRSQLISQPWVPAGGPRGAQHPNFALMQQSYSTFKYYSHFLFKVVTKLVNRGYQPHLEDFLLRINFNNYYQDA comes from the exons ATGGCCAGCGTCCCGCAGCTGTTGGACGACCTGTGCGAGGCCCTCCTGCCGGCCGCGAAGGCTCCCCTGGGCCAGCGCGGCGCGAGCcggcagagggcaaagcagagCCTCAAGAGGGTGGCCTACAGTGCCCTCTTCACGGGCCTCTTCCAAGACGAGACTCGGAGACTGCAGCCTGATCTCGCGAAGCTCCCCGTGAAGAACAAGGTCCTCATGCTGTCCTTCGACTTGAGAGTGGGCGGTCTGGGCCCCGAGGCCGACCGTCTGGAGGAGCTGGTGGAGGAGCTCCTCGCGGCCGCTCGCGGTCCGCTGCTGGAGGTGGGGTCTGTTTTGGACCTCCTGGTGCAGCTGGCAGGGAGCGGCCCCCCTCAAGTGCTGCGGCGCAAGAGGGACTACTTCTGGAACAACAGGCATGTGGGGCGAAAGGTGCCCTACGGCGGCTACGACTGCTACGACCTGAGTGTGTGTGAGTTGGACGTCCAGTCCTTGATCTCCAGGGAGGAGTACTTATGTCAGGACATGATCCAGAAGGCGCTTCAGGTGATGGAGGCGGCCCCAGGCACCGGCCTGCCCACCACGGGGCTCTTCTCCTATGGGGATCCTTGCAGTGACAGGTTTGAGAGAGACACCCGGGTCTCGCTCTTCGGCGCCCTTGTGCACAGCCGCACATACGACATGGACGTGCGGCTGGACCTGCCCCCGGTGCCGGACAGTGCGGACCTCTTTGGACTGGCCATTAAG GTTCCTCAGAGTGTGGATCAGTCTGATGATGAAGGGTTCCAGTCGGCATCTAATTTGACTCCTGACTCCCAGTCTGAACCAGGCATGACTCCAGACATCGACCTATGGGACGCTGTGCTCACCTACGAGGCCAGCAAGCGGAGGTGCTGGGAGCAAGTTGGATG CGCCCCCGGCCACAGAGAGGAGCCCTACCTCACCGAGGCCGGCAGGGACGCCTTCGACAGGTTCTGCAGGCTCCGCCACGGGGAGCTGCAGGTGCTTGGCGGGGGTCTGCTGCAGGCCCCACAGCTTGTCCTGGTCAAGGAGTGTGAGCTGGTGAAGGATGCGCTGAACGTCCTGATCGGGGTCGCGTCGGCCACGTTTTCCCTCTGCCAG CCGGCCCAGACCTTCACGGTGAAGCGAGGTGTCCACGTGTCCGGAGCCTCTCCCGAGAGTGTCAGCAGCCTCCTCGCCGAGGTGGCCGTGTGCGGGACGCATTACGCACGTCTGAGCCAGTTCTCTCTGCAGCCTGTGCTGGACTCCTCGTGTGGCAAGGGCCTCGTGTTCCAG GCCTTCACCAGCGGCCTGAGGAGGTACCTGCGGTACTACCGGGCCTGCGTCCTCTCCACACCGCCCACCCTGAGCCTCCTCACCATTGGCTTTCTCTTCAAGAAACTGGGCCGGCAGCTCAG GTACCTGGCCGAGCTCTGTGGCGTGGGCGCTGCGCTCCCAGGTAGCAGCAGCGGGGAGCCCGGGGCCACCTTCCCCACC GGGGTGAAGCTGCTCTCCTACCTGTATCAGGAAGCTCTGGATAACTGCAGCAACGAACACTACCCCGTGCTCCTGTCCCTGCTGAAGACCAGCTGCGAGCCCTACACGAG GTTCATCCACGACTGGGTGTACAGTGGCGTCTTCAGAGATGTCTGCGGCGAGTTCATGATCCAGGTGAACCACGAGTACTTGGGCTTCAGAG ATAAGTTTTACTGGACCCACGGCTACGTGCTCATTTCCAAAGAGGTGGAGGACTGCGTGCCCGTGTTCTTGAAGCACATCGCCCATGACGTGTATGTCTGCGGGAAGACCATCAACTTGCTGAAAGTCTGCTGCCCCCAG CATTACCTCTGCTGCTCTGATGTCCCCGTCCCTCGGATCTCGGTGATCTTCTCCCCTGAGGAGCTGAAGGAGGTCGAGAAGGACTGTGCCATCTATGTGGGGCGGATGGAGAGGGTGGCACGCCACAGCTCTATCAGCAAGGAGGAGAAG GAATTACGAATGGAAATTGCAAAGCAAGAATTGATTGTCCAGGCTCGGGAAGCAGCATCCAGAGTCCTGCAAGCCCTCAGTG ATCGGCAGACCTCGGAACGCATGGCCTTGGACGCCCGGAAGCGAGAACAGTTTCAGAGGCTGAAGGAGCAGTTTGTGCAGGACCAGGAG CGGCGCCGGGCAGCTCGGCAGGAGGCCCTGGATGACGACGTCGGCCCCGCGCGAGAGCTCTGCGACAGGGAGAGGCGGCTGAGGGTCCTGGAGGAGCAGCTGGAGAGGAAGGCGAG GCAGGCGCTAGTTGACCATTATAGCAAGTTGTCGGCAGAAGCAGCTTGCCGAGAGCAGAAGGCGCTGTGGAAGATCCAGAGGCACCGACTGGCAAGTGCACGGCTTCGTTTCCTCGTAGAAGATCAGAAGCACATTCAG ACTTTGTCTTCGGGCCATGAGCACCCTGCCGGCGGCAGCAGCTCCGACTCCAGGTGTGCAGAGCCGCAGCATGTGGCTGCCTGGGACTGGCTGAACTCGCGGACGCCGGAGCAAGTCAGGCCGCCAGCTGCAGGGGCCCACGGCTCAGCGCCAGGATCTGAGCTGCAGCCGGGGCCAGGGGACAGGCCGGGGCCGTTCTCTGAGGGCCTCAGCATCCAAGACTTCCTGCCCAGAGCCCGGGAGGCCGAGCCGCCTGCGCATGCTGGCGTGACCCCTGTCCTGGAGGAGGCGTTACAAACCATCGGCTCTGACCTGCCTCCCTCGGCTCCATCCGATGTGGTGGCCACAGGGCCTGCTGGGACACAGGAGTATGATTTCAGAACCATCCTGAGGCCTGCTGTAGCCCCCTTGGCTTCCCCAGGGTCCCTGCAGACTATAGGAGGTGGCTCGAGCAATGAGGGGCAGCAGCTATGGCGGGACAGTGTCACACAGCCAGGGAACACAGGTGTCCCAGATAGACACGTGGCTCTgcttcacccccaccccgctgGGCACACCGTCCCCCAGGAGGGGAGCAGTCAGGCCATGGAGCAGCTCCTTGAGCATGTATCAGAAGGCAGCGTTCCCATAGGCGGCTGTACTTCTGGGATGGCCCCCTCCCGACCGCGCTGGAACGTCCACGGACACGTGTCTGACGCCAGCATCAAGGTGGGGGAGAACGTGTGGGATGTGGCCCCCTCCCGACCGCGGTGGAACGTCCACGGACACGTGTCTGATGCCAGCATCAAGGTGGGGGAGAACGTGTGGGATGTGGCCCCCTCCCGACCGCGGTGGAACGTCCATGGACACGTGTCTCAGTCCCACATGGCACTGAGTGCACTTTCTGGGGAAGGCCAGCCCGATATGCCCAGGCCCTGCCAGAGCCTCACTGACCAGGTGTCCCGGTCAGGCCTCAGTCTGGGAGCACAGAGCCCTGTCTGTGAGCACGAGCCACAGATGCCTACAGAAACGGCCTCAGACAGCGACTCTGCTCAGGTGGCTGGTTCCAGTGGTGGGGAGCCACATGGCCTCCAGGCTTTGCCGTCCGCAGCGGCTCTATCTGGGGACCTGGGTGATGGTATCCCCGAAGAGCCAG GACCGGTACCGAGTAGGGACACGGAGAACCTCTCTCCAAATCACCCTCTAAGCTCACAG GACGACGTGGCGGCCCAGAGCAGCCCCGGCCTTGGTGAGGAGGCGGCCGCGGCCCAGCGCTGGGACCGGGAGCAGGCCTACCTAGCGGGTCTGGCAGAGCAGTACGGGCTGGAGCAGTACCCGGACAGCTACGAGGCCATGT CAGAGCCTCCTGCCGCCCACCTGCTGCACCATGGGCTTCCCCGGGCCTTCGCCCTCCCGGAGGACCCCCATGTCCGATCAGATGCAGATGAGACCGCGGTGCAGCTGAGCGAGCTGCTGCCGCTGCCGGTGCTCATGAAGCACTCCATCAGCGCCCCGCTGGCCGCTCA CGTCTCGTTGGTGAACAAGGCCGCCGTGGACTACTTCTTCGTGGAGCTACGGCTGGAGGCGCACTTCGAGGCGCTGCGGCACTTCCTGCTCATGGAGGACGGCGAGTTTGCACAGTCGCTCAGCGACCTGCTCTTTGAGAAG CTGGGGGCGGGCCAGACGCCCGGGGAGCTGCTCAACCCGCTGGTGCTCAACTCGGTGCTCAGCAAGGCCCTGCGGTACAGCCTGCACGGTGACACGCCGCTCGCCGCCAACCTCTCCTTCGCCCTCAAGTTCCTGCCCGAGGCCTTCGCCCCCAACGCGCCGGACGTGCTGAGCTGCCTGGAGCTCAGGTACAAG GTCGACTGGCCCCTGAACGTGGTGCTCACCGAGGGCTGCCTGAGCAGGTACAGCGGCatcttctccttcctgctgcaGCTCAAGCTCATGATGTGGACGCTCAAGGACGTCTGCTTCCACCTGAAGCGCGCCG ctctGGTGAGCCGCGCGGCCGGCTCCGTGCAGTTCCGCCAGCTGCAGCTCTTCAAGCACGAGATGCAGCACTTTGTCAAGGTCACGCAGGGCTACATCGCCAACCAGATCCTGCACGTCACCTGGTGCGAGTTCCGGGCCCGGCTGGCGCAGGTGGGCGACCTCGAGGACATCCAGCGCGCGCACGCCGAGTACCTGCACAAGGCCGTGTTCCG GGGCCTGCTGACCGAGAAGGCCGCGCCGGTCATGAACGTCATCCACAGCATCTTCAGCCTCGTGCTCAAGTTCCGCAGCCAGCTCATCTCGCAGCCCTGGGTCCCCGCCGGCGGCCCCCGCGGCGCGCAGCACCCCAACTTCGCTCTCATGCAGCAGTCCTACAGCACCTTTAAGTACTACTCCCACTTCCTCTTTAAAG TGGTGACCAAGCTGGTGAACCGAGGCTACCAGCCGCACCTGGAGGACTTCCTGCTGCGCATCAACTTCAACAACTACTATCAGGACGCCTGA